A window of Bos taurus isolate L1 Dominette 01449 registration number 42190680 breed Hereford chromosome 8, ARS-UCD2.0, whole genome shotgun sequence contains these coding sequences:
- the GNRH1 gene encoding progonadoliberin-1 isoform X1, whose protein sequence is MKPTPKLLAGLILLILCVVGCSGQHWSYGLRPGGKRNAENVIDSFQEIAKEVDQPVEPKCCGCIVHQSHSPLRDLKAALESLIEEETGQRKI, encoded by the exons ATGAAGCCAACTCCCAAACTTCTAGCTGGATTAATCCTGCTGATTCTCTGTGTGGTGGGTTGCTCTGGTCAACACTGGTCCTATGGGCTGCGCCCTGGAGGAAAGAGAAATGCTGAGAACGTGATTGATTCTTTCCAAGAG ATAGCCAAGGAGGTCGATCAGCCAGTAGAACCTAAGTGCTGTGGGTGCATTGTTCACCAGTCCCATTCTCCTCTGAGGGACCTGAAGGCAGCTCTG GAAAGTCTGATTGAAGAGGAAACTGGGCAGAGGAAGATATAA